A genomic region of Friedmanniella luteola contains the following coding sequences:
- a CDS encoding Na+/H+ antiporter subunit D has protein sequence MNNLVPLPVLLPILGAGLALALNRRPRAQRLVSTVVMVAVVAVSGTLMHLTDRLGPIVLWVGAWPQPLGIALVADRLSALMLVVSSVVTLLVLLFSMGADEEERKRETPVSIFHPTLLVLSAGVSNAFLAGDLFNLFVGFEMLLFASYVLLTLGGTGERVRAGSTYVVVSLLSSTLFLVALAAVYAATGTVNIAQLALRLPALPDGVQLVLQLLLLTVFAIKAAVFPMSAWLPDSYPTAPAPVTAVFAGLLTKVGVYAIIRTQTVLFPDSHLTGLLLWAALATMVVGILGAIAQSEIKRMLSFTLVSHIGYMVFGIGLASVSGYAGAIFYTAHHITIQTTLFLVTGLIETRGGSTSLNRLGGLAAASPVLGVLFFVPAMNLAGIPPLSGFVGKVGLLEAGVQAGGFLPLLLVGGSVLTSLLTLYAMAKVWNRAFWRPRTAEPDALELVAGEADGGGVVAPGTGARLAAAGERTRTRLPRPMVATAVVVVLLGVGLTVVAGPLYGYAERSATDIVDGLTYVRAVLPEGVR, from the coding sequence ATGAACAACCTCGTGCCCCTGCCGGTGCTGCTGCCGATCCTCGGCGCCGGCCTCGCGCTGGCCCTCAACCGGCGTCCGCGCGCCCAGCGCCTGGTCTCGACCGTCGTCATGGTGGCGGTGGTCGCGGTGTCCGGCACGCTGATGCACCTCACCGACCGGCTCGGGCCGATCGTGCTCTGGGTGGGCGCCTGGCCGCAGCCCCTGGGCATCGCCCTCGTCGCCGACCGGCTGTCCGCCCTGATGCTCGTGGTCAGCTCGGTGGTCACGCTCCTGGTGCTGCTGTTTTCGATGGGCGCCGACGAGGAGGAGCGCAAGCGCGAGACACCGGTCTCGATCTTCCACCCGACGCTGCTCGTGCTGTCCGCCGGCGTCTCCAACGCCTTCCTGGCCGGCGACCTGTTCAACCTGTTCGTCGGCTTCGAGATGCTGCTGTTCGCCTCCTACGTGCTGCTGACCCTCGGCGGCACGGGGGAGCGGGTCCGCGCCGGCAGCACCTACGTCGTGGTGAGCCTGCTGTCCTCGACGCTGTTCCTCGTCGCGCTGGCGGCCGTCTACGCCGCCACCGGCACCGTCAACATCGCGCAGCTCGCGCTCCGGCTGCCGGCGCTGCCGGACGGCGTCCAGCTGGTCCTGCAGCTGCTGCTGCTCACCGTCTTCGCGATCAAGGCGGCCGTCTTCCCGATGTCGGCCTGGCTGCCGGACTCCTACCCCACGGCCCCGGCGCCCGTCACCGCCGTCTTCGCGGGCCTGCTCACCAAGGTCGGCGTCTACGCCATCATCCGCACCCAGACCGTGCTGTTCCCCGACAGCCACCTGACCGGCCTGCTGCTGTGGGCGGCCCTGGCCACCATGGTCGTCGGCATCCTCGGCGCCATCGCCCAGTCCGAGATCAAGCGGATGCTCTCGTTCACCCTGGTCAGCCACATCGGCTACATGGTCTTCGGGATCGGCCTGGCCAGCGTCTCCGGCTACGCGGGGGCCATCTTCTACACCGCCCACCACATCACCATCCAGACGACGCTGTTCCTCGTCACCGGGCTGATCGAGACCCGCGGCGGCAGCACGTCGCTCAACCGGCTGGGCGGGCTGGCCGCGGCCTCGCCCGTGCTGGGTGTCCTGTTCTTCGTCCCGGCCATGAACCTCGCCGGCATCCCGCCGCTGTCCGGCTTCGTCGGGAAGGTGGGGCTGCTGGAGGCCGGGGTGCAGGCCGGCGGCTTCCTGCCGCTGCTGCTGGTGGGCGGCTCGGTGCTGACCAGCCTGCTGACCCTCTACGCCATGGCCAAGGTGTGGAACCGCGCCTTCTGGCGGCCCCGCACGGCCGAGCCGGACGCCCTCGAGCTGGTGGCCGGCGAGGCGGACGGCGGCGGGGTCGTCGCCCCCGGCACGGGCGCGCGGCTGGCCGCCGCCGGCGAGCGGACCCGGACGCGACTGCCGCGGCCGATGGTGGCCACGGCGGTCGTCGTGGTGCTGCTCGGGGTCGGCCTCACCGTCGTCGCCGGCCCGCTCTACGGGTACGCGGAGCGCTCGGCCACCGACATCGTCGACGGCCTCACCTACGTGCGCGCGGTGCTGCCGGAGGGGGTCCGGTGA
- a CDS encoding Na+/H+ antiporter subunit A: MTLLIAVHFGVGLLAPLLLRRLRGRAFFLLALAPLAAFVWTLAQGPAVLAGEVLTEGFRWIPALGVDVSFRVGLLQWVLVLVVSGIGALVLFYCRWYFGDEDPPTRTGAVLVAFAGAMTGLVTSDDLIGLYVFWELTTVFSYLLVGHNPTFAANRRAALTALVVTTTGGLAMLVGIVLLAVRYDSYSLSRVLEGAAASGVDSPLVVVAVLLVLVGALSKSALVPFHFWLPGAMAAPTPVSAYLHAAAMVKAGVYLVAVLAPVFGGTPGWRPVLLTLGAATMLLGGWRALRQYDVKVLLAYGTVSQLGFLVVLMGIGTRAAALGGLALLVSHALFKATLFLVVGIVDHSAGTRDLRKLAGVGRAMPVVAVAAAVAGASMAAVPPTLGFVAKEAGFESLTYLVAHGDGDGTGWPVLPAVLLTAALTAGSALTTAYTLRFWWGTFTSTAKQAYVDADGAEEDVRPHHPVPRGFAAAPVLLAALGLAGGFVGPRLTEAFGGYVAQFAVGEESHGLALWHGFSVPLLLSALALAGGVLLFWQRHLIARAQSTFPAVLEAEEAYQKTMRGVDRLAVEVTAVTQRGSLPIYLGAILLVVIALPGGALLVLRDWPAGVRAFDTPAQVLVGVIMVVAAFLAATSRGRLRAVLLASVTGYGVAVLFLLHGAPDLALTQTLVETVTLVVFALVLRKLPKYFTSRPLQASRWWRLVVAVTAGAVVSLIGLVAAGARVATPVSADFPEAASTFGYGDNIVNITLVDIRAWDTLGEIAVLVVAATGVASLIFLRSRYAALPTRPDAGPRPRAGTGGAGRTTWLRGGETLSPLRRSIIFEVVTRVLFPVMVVVSVYLLIAGHNAPGGGFAGGLVAGMALVIRYLAAGSRELDEAAPVDAGRVLGAGLVLAGLSALAPLPFGGRILQSYDIGVDFGRLAEVVTPLGPLPLLGSPHLVTSVFFDVGVYLVVIGVMLDLARSLGSGIDQHEAEDRAPVPQAGLHARAATSARPVPAAAGREIVR; encoded by the coding sequence GTGACCCTCCTCATCGCCGTGCACTTCGGCGTGGGCCTGCTCGCCCCGCTGCTGCTCCGCCGGCTGCGGGGACGGGCCTTCTTCCTGCTCGCCCTCGCCCCGCTCGCCGCCTTCGTCTGGACCCTGGCCCAGGGCCCCGCCGTGCTGGCCGGGGAGGTGCTGACGGAGGGGTTCCGGTGGATCCCGGCGCTGGGCGTCGACGTCTCGTTCCGGGTGGGGCTGCTGCAGTGGGTGCTGGTGCTGGTGGTCAGCGGGATCGGTGCGCTGGTCCTCTTCTACTGCCGCTGGTACTTCGGCGACGAGGACCCGCCGACCCGCACCGGGGCGGTGCTCGTCGCCTTCGCCGGGGCCATGACGGGCCTGGTCACCTCCGACGACCTGATCGGGCTGTACGTCTTCTGGGAGCTGACGACGGTCTTCTCCTACCTGCTGGTGGGCCACAACCCGACGTTCGCGGCCAACCGGCGGGCCGCGCTCACCGCGCTGGTCGTCACCACCACCGGCGGCCTGGCCATGCTGGTGGGGATCGTGCTGCTGGCCGTGCGCTACGACAGCTACAGCCTCTCCCGGGTGCTCGAGGGCGCGGCGGCCTCGGGCGTCGACTCGCCCCTGGTCGTGGTGGCGGTCCTGCTGGTGCTGGTCGGGGCGCTCTCGAAGTCGGCGCTCGTGCCGTTCCACTTCTGGCTGCCCGGGGCGATGGCCGCCCCGACCCCGGTCAGCGCGTACCTGCACGCCGCGGCGATGGTCAAGGCGGGCGTCTACCTGGTCGCCGTGCTGGCGCCGGTGTTCGGGGGCACCCCCGGCTGGCGCCCCGTGCTGCTCACCCTGGGTGCGGCCACCATGCTGCTCGGCGGCTGGCGGGCGCTGCGCCAGTACGACGTCAAGGTGCTGCTGGCCTACGGCACCGTGAGCCAGCTCGGCTTCCTCGTCGTGCTGATGGGGATCGGCACCCGGGCGGCCGCTCTCGGCGGGCTGGCGCTGCTCGTCTCCCACGCCCTGTTCAAGGCCACCCTGTTCCTGGTCGTCGGCATCGTCGACCACAGCGCGGGCACCCGCGACCTGCGCAAGCTGGCCGGCGTCGGCCGGGCCATGCCCGTCGTCGCCGTCGCGGCCGCCGTGGCCGGCGCCTCGATGGCGGCCGTCCCGCCCACCCTCGGCTTCGTGGCCAAGGAGGCGGGGTTCGAGTCCCTGACCTACCTGGTCGCCCACGGTGACGGCGACGGCACCGGCTGGCCGGTGCTGCCGGCGGTGCTGCTGACCGCCGCGCTGACGGCCGGCTCCGCCCTGACCACCGCCTACACGCTCCGCTTCTGGTGGGGCACCTTCACCAGCACCGCGAAGCAGGCCTACGTCGACGCCGACGGCGCGGAGGAGGACGTCCGGCCGCACCACCCGGTGCCGCGGGGGTTCGCCGCCGCGCCCGTCCTGCTGGCCGCGCTCGGCCTCGCCGGCGGCTTCGTCGGGCCCCGGCTGACGGAGGCCTTCGGCGGCTACGTCGCGCAGTTCGCGGTGGGGGAGGAGAGCCACGGCCTCGCGCTGTGGCACGGGTTCAGCGTGCCGCTGCTGCTCTCGGCGCTGGCGCTGGCGGGCGGCGTGCTGCTGTTCTGGCAGCGGCACCTGATCGCCCGCGCGCAGTCGACGTTCCCGGCCGTGCTCGAGGCCGAGGAGGCCTACCAGAAGACGATGCGGGGCGTGGACCGGCTGGCCGTCGAGGTCACCGCCGTCACCCAGCGCGGCTCGCTGCCGATCTACCTCGGGGCCATCCTGCTGGTGGTGATCGCCCTCCCCGGCGGCGCGCTGCTGGTGCTCCGCGACTGGCCCGCCGGCGTGCGGGCCTTCGACACCCCCGCGCAGGTGCTGGTCGGCGTCATCATGGTGGTCGCCGCCTTCCTGGCCGCGACCTCCCGTGGCCGGCTGCGCGCGGTGCTGCTCGCCAGCGTCACCGGCTACGGGGTCGCGGTGCTGTTCCTGCTGCACGGGGCGCCGGACCTCGCGCTCACCCAGACCCTGGTCGAGACGGTCACCCTGGTCGTCTTCGCGCTCGTGCTGCGCAAGCTGCCCAAGTACTTCACCAGCCGGCCGCTGCAGGCCAGCCGCTGGTGGCGGCTCGTGGTCGCCGTCACCGCGGGTGCCGTGGTGTCGCTCATCGGGCTGGTGGCCGCCGGGGCGCGGGTCGCGACGCCGGTCTCGGCGGACTTCCCCGAGGCCGCGTCCACGTTCGGGTACGGCGACAACATCGTCAACATCACCCTCGTCGACATCCGCGCCTGGGACACCCTCGGCGAGATCGCCGTGCTGGTCGTGGCCGCGACGGGCGTGGCCAGTCTGATCTTCCTCCGCAGCCGCTACGCGGCGCTGCCCACCCGACCCGACGCCGGCCCCCGGCCGCGGGCGGGGACCGGCGGCGCGGGCCGGACCACCTGGCTGCGCGGCGGGGAGACCCTGTCGCCGCTGCGCCGTTCCATCATCTTCGAGGTGGTCACGCGGGTGCTGTTCCCGGTGATGGTCGTGGTCTCGGTCTACCTCCTGATCGCCGGCCACAACGCCCCGGGCGGCGGGTTCGCCGGCGGGCTGGTGGCGGGCATGGCCCTCGTCATCCGCTACCTCGCCGCCGGCAGCCGCGAGCTGGACGAGGCCGCCCCCGTCGACGCGGGCCGGGTGCTGGGAGCCGGCCTGGTGCTGGCCGGGCTGAGCGCCCTGGCCCCGCTGCCCTTCGGTGGCCGGATCCTGCAGAGCTACGACATCGGCGTCGACTTCGGCCGGCTGGCCGAGGTGGTCACGCCGCTCGGACCGTTGCCGCTGCTCGGCTCGCCGCACCTGGTCACCTCGGTGTTCTTCGACGTCGGCGTCTACCTCGTCGTCATCGGCGTGATGCTGGACCTGGCCCGCAGCCTCGGCTCCGGCATCGACCAGCACGAGGCCGAGGACCGCGCCCCGGTGCCGCAGGCGGGGCTGCACGCGCGGGCGGCGACGTCGGCGCGCCCGGTGCCCGCCGCGGCCGGGCGGGAGATCGTCCGATGA
- a CDS encoding NAD(P)/FAD-dependent oxidoreductase — protein sequence MRASDPVVVVGAGLAGLACAQRLVEAGVDVLVLEASDGVGGRVRTDVVDGFRCDRGFQLLNPAYPVLPRVLDVAALDLRTFRAGVVAATTHGPAVLADPRREPGLAWATLTAPLGSLLDKVLFARWAATSLLPVRRLVRRPDLTLSESLDRARVHGPLRSGVVEPFLAGVLAERDGRTSANFVALLLRSFVLGSPAVPALGMGRLPAAVADRLPAGTVRLGEAVRQVDARAVHTDAGTLGARAVVVATDPPTAERLTGVRAPAMKALTTFWHTAPEPPTGARLLHLDAERRGPVLNTAVMTNVAPAYGPPGRPLVATTVLGDDGSAAAERDARRHAALIYGVDAARWELVSTSVVPGALPEQPPPLAVRRPVTTPGGVHLAGDHRDTASIQGALVSGRRAATAVLAGLAER from the coding sequence GTGAGGGCCTCCGACCCGGTCGTCGTGGTCGGCGCCGGGCTGGCCGGGCTGGCCTGCGCGCAGCGGCTGGTCGAGGCCGGTGTGGACGTGCTGGTCCTCGAGGCCTCCGACGGGGTCGGCGGGCGGGTCCGCACCGACGTCGTCGACGGCTTCCGCTGCGACCGCGGCTTCCAGCTGCTGAACCCGGCCTACCCGGTGCTGCCGCGGGTGCTCGACGTCGCCGCGCTGGACCTCCGCACCTTCCGGGCCGGCGTGGTGGCGGCGACGACGCACGGCCCCGCCGTGCTGGCCGACCCGCGGCGGGAGCCGGGGCTCGCCTGGGCGACGCTCACCGCGCCGCTGGGCAGCCTCCTCGACAAGGTGCTGTTCGCCCGCTGGGCGGCGACGTCCCTGCTGCCCGTCCGGCGGCTGGTGCGCCGGCCGGACCTGACCCTGTCGGAGTCGCTCGACCGCGCCCGCGTCCACGGCCCGCTCCGCTCGGGCGTCGTCGAGCCGTTCCTGGCCGGGGTGCTGGCCGAGCGCGACGGCAGGACCTCGGCGAACTTCGTCGCCCTGCTGCTCCGCTCCTTCGTCCTGGGCTCCCCGGCCGTGCCGGCCCTCGGGATGGGCCGGCTGCCCGCCGCCGTCGCCGACCGGCTGCCGGCCGGCACCGTCCGGCTGGGCGAGGCGGTCCGGCAGGTCGACGCCCGTGCGGTGCACACCGACGCCGGCACGCTCGGCGCCCGCGCGGTCGTCGTGGCCACGGACCCGCCGACGGCCGAGCGGCTGACCGGCGTCCGTGCCCCGGCGATGAAGGCGCTGACCACCTTCTGGCACACCGCCCCCGAGCCGCCGACCGGCGCCCGGCTGCTGCACCTGGACGCCGAGCGTCGCGGCCCGGTGCTCAACACCGCGGTGATGACGAACGTCGCGCCCGCCTACGGACCGCCGGGCCGCCCCCTGGTGGCCACCACCGTGCTGGGCGACGACGGCTCGGCCGCGGCCGAGCGGGACGCCCGCCGGCACGCCGCGTTGATCTACGGGGTCGACGCCGCCCGCTGGGAGCTGGTGAGCACCTCGGTGGTGCCAGGCGCGCTCCCGGAGCAGCCGCCGCCGCTCGCCGTCCGGCGACCGGTGACCACCCCGGGCGGCGTGCACCTGGCCGGTGACCACCGCGACACGGCGTCGATCCAGGGGGCGCTGGTGTCCGGGCGGCGGGCCGCGACGGCCGTCCTGGCGGGTCTCGCCGAGCGCTGA
- a CDS encoding Na(+)/H(+) antiporter subunit C: MSPNLTLVLISGVLVAAGVYLLLERSLTRILIGVLLASNGVNAMFLVASGAAGGAPIIGVTDPAQMSDPLPQAMVLTAIVITLGVTAYLLALAYRSFQLNGHDEVADDVEDAAIRRLAEADLASDSYDEDDDGHPDEVGQGTGDEEGERVPAPDPEAEDAPEVERGDEAGAVARGEPDAAADLSRPAGEAR; the protein is encoded by the coding sequence ATGAGCCCCAACCTCACCCTCGTGCTGATCTCCGGCGTCCTCGTGGCCGCCGGGGTCTACCTGCTGCTGGAGCGCTCCCTGACCCGCATCCTCATCGGCGTCCTGCTGGCGTCCAACGGCGTCAACGCGATGTTCCTCGTGGCCAGCGGGGCCGCCGGCGGCGCCCCGATCATCGGCGTCACCGACCCGGCGCAGATGAGCGACCCGCTGCCGCAGGCCATGGTGCTGACGGCCATCGTCATCACCCTCGGCGTCACCGCCTACCTGCTGGCGCTGGCGTACCGCAGCTTCCAGCTGAACGGCCACGACGAGGTCGCCGACGACGTCGAGGACGCCGCGATCCGCCGGCTGGCCGAGGCCGACCTGGCGTCGGACTCCTACGACGAGGACGACGACGGCCACCCGGACGAGGTCGGCCAGGGCACGGGCGACGAGGAGGGCGAGCGGGTCCCCGCGCCCGACCCCGAGGCCGAGGACGCCCCGGAGGTGGAGCGCGGCGACGAGGCCGGGGCGGTCGCCCGCGGCGAGCCCGACGCCGCCGCCGACCTCAGCCGACCTGCGGGGGAGGCCCGATGA
- the ndk gene encoding nucleoside-diphosphate kinase, giving the protein MTAVAEVPTQRSFVLIKPDAVRRGLVGAVLSRFEAKGLSVVALSMRQVTEELADEHYAEHLDRPFYPPLRRFITSGPSVALVLEGDEAIEVVRSLNGATDGRKAAPGTIRGDLSLSNRENLVHGSDSPESAAREIALWFPELG; this is encoded by the coding sequence ATGACTGCCGTCGCCGAGGTCCCCACCCAGCGCTCCTTCGTCCTGATCAAGCCCGACGCGGTCCGCCGCGGGCTGGTCGGGGCCGTGCTCAGCCGCTTCGAGGCGAAGGGGCTGTCCGTCGTCGCCCTCTCGATGCGCCAGGTCACCGAGGAGCTGGCCGACGAGCACTACGCCGAGCACCTCGACCGGCCGTTCTACCCGCCGCTGCGCCGCTTCATCACGTCCGGGCCGTCGGTGGCCCTGGTCCTCGAGGGCGACGAGGCGATCGAGGTCGTCCGCAGCCTCAACGGCGCCACCGACGGCCGCAAGGCCGCCCCCGGCACCATCCGTGGCGACCTCTCGCTGTCCAACCGCGAGAACCTCGTGCACGGCTCGGACTCCCCGGAGTCGGCGGCGCGCGAGATCGCGCTCTGGTTCCCCGAGCTCGGCTGA